A window of Elusimicrobiota bacterium contains these coding sequences:
- a CDS encoding TlpA family protein disulfide reductase, with the protein MNRRFLPLAALPLLWPALGGCGRPEHGGGAVAADAAPAGAPVFSLPNLAGKTVSLAEFKGRVVFLDFWATWCPPCRASVPEVEKLFGDYRGQNLQILGMNLDEDAADVARFVQKKGLSYPVILAGGSGVADLYGVRGIPHFVLIDKNGKVAEWWAGYSPDMPAAWRAAIDRLLVAPPAAPAQSGPRTY; encoded by the coding sequence TTGAACCGCCGCTTCCTCCCGCTGGCCGCGTTGCCCCTGTTGTGGCCCGCCCTGGGCGGTTGCGGCCGTCCGGAGCACGGCGGCGGGGCGGTCGCGGCCGACGCGGCGCCCGCCGGCGCGCCGGTCTTCTCCCTGCCGAACCTGGCGGGGAAAACCGTGTCCTTGGCGGAGTTCAAGGGGCGCGTGGTGTTCCTCGATTTTTGGGCCACCTGGTGCCCGCCGTGCCGGGCCTCCGTGCCCGAGGTGGAAAAACTCTTTGGCGATTACCGGGGACAGAATCTTCAAATCCTCGGCATGAACCTGGACGAAGACGCCGCCGACGTCGCCCGGTTCGTGCAGAAAAAGGGTCTGTCCTACCCGGTGATCCTGGCGGGCGGGTCCGGGGTGGCCGACCTTTACGGGGTCCGGGGGATTCCCCATTTCGTGCTCATCGACAAAAACGGCAAGGTGGCCGAATGGTGGGCCGGGTACTCCCCCGACATGCCGGCCGCCTGGCGGGCGGCCATCGACCGACTTTTGGTGGCGCCCCCCGCCGCGCCGGCCCAGAGCGGTCCCCGCACCTACTGA
- a CDS encoding FAD-binding protein produces the protein MISGWIEKLRKALGDDAVRTAPGDLFAYAFDAALEKRLPGAVALPRTAEDVALAVRIAVDHGVPYAARGAGTNLCGGAVPATGGLVIHLARLNRVLSIDRDRRRAWVEPGVVNLHLHKLLAPLGLFYAPDPASQKACTLGGNVGTNAGGPHCLKYGVTTTHVTGLEMVLPDGTPGRFSIDDPGFDLPGLLVGSEGTLGVATKIELNLMPAPEAVETFLVAFPSMEAAAQTVTDTISTGIVPATLEVMDRLTVDAVEAFVGAGYPRGAEAVLLIELDGPRAVIAEEGERVRAICRKNGATEFRRAANERDREKFWEGRRGAYPAMARLAPNVLVEDGVVPRTRLPEAVRRVRAIADREKLRMGLIAHAGDGNLHPNLIFDERDPAETQRVKAAGHEMLRVCVELGGSISGEHGIGLDKREAMRWLFTPPTLDLFRRLKTALDPAGLCNPDKLIPAADPASVAVELPVEENEVLNATISSAVQAQQWLRRAAAEKRPVTLVGHKKRLAGEARGTLLDTTGLSAVVRHDQANFTLTVQAGALVSDVHRQLAASGQFLYVFGEGTLGGVVSRNAGRGPRLRDQILGMTVALPGGDLVALGAPVVKNVAGYDAAKLFIGAWGSLGMIIDLTFRLHPVPAPAGEVSDPTRPPFWNVPALGTVRNAFDPDHLMNPMLFERP, from the coding sequence ATGATTTCCGGTTGGATTGAAAAACTTCGAAAAGCCCTCGGCGACGACGCCGTGCGGACCGCGCCCGGGGACCTCTTCGCGTACGCCTTCGACGCGGCGCTGGAAAAAAGGCTGCCCGGCGCCGTCGCCCTGCCCCGCACCGCCGAGGACGTGGCGCTCGCCGTCCGGATCGCCGTGGACCACGGCGTGCCGTACGCCGCCCGGGGCGCCGGCACGAACCTCTGCGGCGGCGCCGTTCCCGCGACCGGCGGTTTGGTGATCCATTTGGCCCGGCTGAACCGCGTCTTGTCGATCGACCGGGACCGTCGGCGCGCCTGGGTCGAGCCGGGCGTCGTCAACCTCCACCTCCACAAACTCCTGGCCCCGCTGGGGCTCTTTTACGCCCCGGACCCCGCGAGCCAGAAGGCCTGCACGCTGGGCGGCAACGTCGGGACCAACGCGGGAGGCCCCCACTGTCTGAAATACGGCGTCACGACCACCCACGTCACGGGCCTGGAGATGGTTCTGCCCGACGGGACGCCGGGGCGTTTCTCCATCGACGACCCCGGGTTCGACCTTCCGGGGTTGCTCGTGGGGTCCGAGGGGACTCTGGGCGTCGCGACGAAGATTGAATTGAATCTGATGCCCGCGCCGGAAGCGGTGGAGACCTTTTTGGTCGCCTTTCCCTCCATGGAGGCGGCGGCTCAAACCGTGACCGACACGATCTCCACCGGCATCGTGCCCGCGACCTTGGAAGTCATGGACCGCCTCACCGTGGACGCCGTGGAGGCTTTCGTCGGCGCGGGCTATCCCCGGGGGGCCGAGGCCGTTTTGCTGATCGAGTTGGACGGCCCGCGGGCGGTGATCGCCGAAGAAGGAGAACGCGTTCGCGCGATTTGCCGGAAAAACGGCGCGACGGAATTCCGCCGGGCGGCCAACGAACGCGACCGGGAAAAATTCTGGGAAGGCCGCCGGGGGGCTTACCCCGCCATGGCGCGCCTGGCGCCGAACGTGCTGGTGGAAGACGGCGTCGTCCCCCGCACCCGCCTGCCGGAGGCCGTCCGCCGAGTTCGCGCCATCGCCGACCGGGAGAAACTGCGCATGGGACTCATTGCCCACGCCGGGGACGGGAACCTCCACCCCAATTTAATTTTCGACGAGCGGGATCCCGCCGAAACCCAGCGCGTCAAAGCCGCCGGCCACGAAATGCTTCGGGTGTGCGTGGAGTTGGGCGGGTCCATATCCGGGGAGCACGGCATCGGCCTGGACAAGCGGGAGGCCATGCGTTGGTTGTTCACCCCCCCCACCCTGGACCTTTTTCGGCGCCTCAAAACCGCGTTGGACCCGGCGGGCCTCTGCAACCCGGACAAGCTCATTCCCGCGGCGGACCCGGCGTCGGTCGCCGTCGAACTCCCCGTCGAAGAAAACGAGGTGTTGAACGCGACGATCTCCTCCGCGGTCCAGGCGCAACAATGGCTGCGACGGGCGGCGGCCGAAAAGCGCCCCGTCACCCTCGTCGGACACAAGAAGCGTTTGGCGGGGGAGGCGCGGGGCACGCTCCTGGACACGACCGGCCTGTCGGCGGTGGTGCGCCACGACCAAGCCAATTTCACCCTGACGGTGCAGGCGGGGGCCCTCGTTTCGGACGTGCATCGCCAATTGGCCGCGTCGGGCCAGTTCCTGTATGTTTTTGGCGAGGGCACCCTGGGGGGCGTGGTTTCGCGCAACGCCGGACGCGGGCCGCGCTTGCGCGATCAGATCCTCGGAATGACCGTCGCCCTGCCCGGGGGGGATCTGGTGGCCCTCGGCGCCCCGGTCGTCAAAAACGTCGCGGGTTACGACGCCGCCAAATTGTTCATCGGCGCCTGGGGTTCTTTGGGGATGATCATCGATTTGACGTTCCGGCTTCACCCGGTGCCCGCCCCGGCGGGGGAAGTCTCCGACCCGACCCGCCCCCCTTTTTGGAACGTTCCCGCGCTCGGGACCGTCCGGAACGCCTTCGATCCGGACCATTTGATGAACCCGATGCTGTTTGAACGCCCATGA
- the def gene encoding peptide deformylase, whose product MAVRPILLFPDEGLKKICAEAPVVNAALAALLTDLTDTLYASPGVGLAAPQIGALTRAVVVDATRYPPRKGHPPIKGHGLLALVNPRIVKREGELVFREGCLSIPEFLADVRRAAAVRVEALNRDGSPIAIDAEGFEAVALQHEMDHLDGLLFLDRVSNLKTDLFRRKQPPRP is encoded by the coding sequence GTGGCCGTTCGCCCCATCCTGCTCTTCCCCGACGAAGGGTTAAAAAAAATCTGCGCGGAAGCCCCCGTCGTGAACGCGGCCCTGGCCGCTCTTTTAACGGACCTGACGGACACCCTTTACGCCTCGCCCGGGGTGGGATTGGCCGCGCCCCAAATCGGCGCTCTGACGCGGGCGGTGGTGGTGGACGCGACGCGCTATCCCCCCCGAAAAGGACACCCCCCCATCAAGGGACACGGCCTCCTGGCGCTCGTCAATCCAAGAATCGTAAAACGGGAAGGGGAATTGGTTTTCCGGGAGGGGTGCTTGTCCATCCCGGAATTCCTGGCGGACGTCCGTCGCGCGGCCGCCGTAAGGGTGGAAGCGCTTAACCGCGACGGTTCCCCCATCGCCATCGACGCCGAAGGGTTCGAAGCCGTCGCCCTTCAGCACGAGATGGACCATTTGGACGGTCTACTGTTCCTCGACCGGGTTTCCAACCTTAAAACGGATCTGTTCCGCCGAAAACAACCCCCCCGCCCTTAA
- a CDS encoding amino acid-binding protein: MKRYLLTAAGGDRPGLVAAVTHSLFDHGCNLEDSAMTRLQGEFAILLIFSGPVSTAPLEKTLKRLGKKTGLVTHVKALSGRETRSPKSGGEGVLVSVYGADRPGIVYHVTDRLARAKVNITDLSTHRTGAGKSAGYILYIEGELPRGLTPESLQSALRDGAAAWGVTVQVKPLAASAL; the protein is encoded by the coding sequence ATGAAACGCTATTTATTGACCGCCGCCGGCGGCGATCGCCCGGGGCTCGTGGCCGCCGTGACCCACTCCTTGTTCGACCACGGTTGCAATTTGGAAGACAGCGCCATGACCCGGCTTCAGGGCGAATTCGCCATCCTTCTGATTTTCTCCGGCCCGGTCTCGACGGCCCCGCTTGAAAAAACGCTAAAACGTCTTGGAAAGAAAACCGGGCTCGTGACCCACGTCAAAGCGCTTTCGGGCCGGGAAACACGGTCCCCCAAATCCGGCGGAGAAGGGGTGTTGGTGTCGGTCTACGGCGCCGATCGCCCGGGCATTGTGTACCACGTCACGGACCGATTGGCCCGGGCCAAGGTCAACATCACCGATTTATCGACCCACCGAACGGGCGCCGGAAAAAGCGCCGGGTACATCCTCTACATCGAGGGGGAATTGCCGCGGGGTTTGACCCCGGAATCCCTTCAATCCGCCCTCCGGGACGGCGCCGCCGCCTGGGGCGTCACCGTTCAAGTCAAACCTCTGGCCGCGTCGGCCCTTTAG
- a CDS encoding type II/IV secretion system protein, with protein MATRGNIGRKQAKEILFEARLVNADGLAAAEKETLKSDRPLQQVVVDLKLADKVDVLQALSREWRTKAVDLAEMEIDPEVVRILPESSARKSLVLPFAKEDQVLLVAMADPRDFLVSEDIHLRTGLEVQRYLAMPEDILKELDKVYGVGAAGKAEELLKSVTDSAIPEGEGLERVQEKSDVTEVDASAPEVEKIVNAIILSALQMKASDIHVEPFEDPAGKHSKILVRFRVDGFLRMANFQVPWMYRAAVMAKIKIMTNSMNITERRIPQSGRIQVMAKGSPIEFRVEIIPTVYGEACVMRILDRKAVQVDIQRLGFYPETLDKFLGLLKGVGGKKNFGIVIVCGPTGSGKSTTLYAALNHINRPDIKILTAENPVEYNLDGIVQVQVNPDLHMGEDKCFDFATALRSFLRLDPDVIMVGEIRDQETAHIAMEAAMTGHLVFSTIHTNDAPSTVARLVDMGIPSFMVASTVKCVLAQRLCRRVCVDCKTARAPTPDEIEVYKTANFPLPANAQLYYGKGCSTCNDSGFKGRCGIHELLVVDDPVRAAVLKDVNADTVREAATAVSPQKMRTIIADGLQKALDGMTTVREVLGGASEEIEGKEKKK; from the coding sequence ATGGCCACCCGTGGCAACATCGGCCGAAAACAGGCCAAAGAAATTTTGTTCGAAGCGCGCCTGGTCAACGCCGACGGTTTGGCGGCGGCGGAAAAAGAAACCCTGAAGTCCGACCGCCCCCTTCAGCAAGTCGTGGTCGATTTAAAATTGGCCGACAAAGTGGACGTGCTCCAGGCGCTCTCCCGGGAGTGGCGCACCAAAGCCGTCGACTTGGCCGAGATGGAAATCGATCCCGAAGTCGTCCGCATCCTTCCCGAATCCTCCGCCCGCAAAAGCCTCGTGCTCCCCTTCGCCAAGGAAGATCAGGTCCTGCTGGTGGCCATGGCCGATCCCCGGGACTTTTTGGTTTCCGAGGACATCCACCTTCGAACGGGCCTGGAAGTCCAGCGCTATCTGGCCATGCCCGAGGACATCCTCAAGGAATTGGACAAAGTCTACGGCGTGGGCGCCGCGGGCAAAGCCGAAGAACTGCTCAAGTCCGTCACCGATTCCGCGATTCCGGAGGGCGAAGGGTTGGAGCGGGTGCAGGAGAAGTCCGACGTTACCGAGGTCGACGCCTCCGCCCCCGAAGTCGAGAAGATCGTCAACGCCATCATCTTGTCGGCGTTGCAAATGAAGGCCTCCGACATTCACGTCGAACCGTTTGAAGACCCCGCCGGGAAGCACTCTAAAATCCTGGTGCGGTTCCGGGTGGACGGCTTTTTGCGCATGGCGAATTTTCAAGTGCCTTGGATGTACCGCGCCGCCGTCATGGCCAAGATCAAAATCATGACCAACAGCATGAACATCACCGAGCGGCGCATCCCGCAATCCGGGCGCATCCAGGTCATGGCGAAAGGAAGCCCCATCGAGTTCCGCGTTGAAATCATCCCCACGGTCTATGGCGAAGCCTGCGTCATGCGTATTTTGGACCGAAAAGCGGTCCAAGTGGACATTCAACGCTTGGGGTTCTACCCGGAAACCTTGGACAAATTTCTGGGTCTTCTGAAGGGCGTCGGGGGCAAAAAGAACTTCGGCATTGTCATTGTTTGCGGTCCGACGGGGTCCGGCAAATCGACCACGCTGTACGCGGCGCTCAACCACATCAACCGGCCGGACATCAAGATCCTGACCGCGGAAAACCCCGTCGAATACAACCTGGACGGCATCGTGCAGGTCCAAGTGAACCCCGACCTCCACATGGGGGAAGACAAGTGCTTCGACTTTGCCACCGCCCTGCGATCCTTTTTGCGGTTGGACCCCGACGTCATCATGGTCGGTGAAATCCGGGACCAGGAGACGGCCCACATCGCCATGGAAGCCGCCATGACCGGTCACTTGGTGTTCTCCACCATTCACACCAACGACGCGCCGTCGACGGTGGCCCGGTTGGTGGACATGGGCATTCCCTCCTTCATGGTGGCGAGCACGGTCAAATGCGTCTTGGCTCAGCGGCTTTGCCGCCGCGTTTGCGTCGATTGCAAAACCGCCCGGGCGCCGACGCCGGACGAAATTGAAGTCTACAAGACGGCCAATTTCCCCCTGCCCGCCAACGCCCAGCTTTATTACGGAAAAGGGTGTTCCACCTGCAACGATTCCGGGTTTAAAGGCCGGTGCGGTATTCACGAGCTGTTGGTGGTGGACGATCCGGTCCGCGCCGCGGTGCTCAAAGACGTGAACGCCGACACGGTGCGGGAAGCGGCCACGGCGGTGTCCCCCCAGAAAATGCGGACCATCATTGCCGACGGGCTGCAAAAGGCCTTGGACGGCATGACCACGGTCCGCGAGGTTCTGGGCGGCGCCAGCGAAGAAATCGAAGGGAAAGAAAAAAAGAAATAA
- the trxA gene encoding thioredoxin codes for MEVQLSDNAFDKDVLKSPKPVLVDFWAPWCGPCRVLGPIVEELAKEYDGKIVVGKLNTDDNPNTASHYNISAIPTMLFFKGGQVVDQMVGVYSKKDIKAKLDGLLK; via the coding sequence ATGGAAGTCCAACTCAGCGACAACGCTTTCGACAAAGACGTTTTGAAATCCCCCAAACCCGTGCTGGTGGACTTTTGGGCTCCCTGGTGCGGTCCCTGCCGCGTCCTGGGTCCGATCGTCGAAGAGCTCGCCAAGGAATACGACGGCAAAATCGTCGTGGGCAAGCTGAACACCGACGACAACCCAAACACCGCCTCCCACTACAACATCTCCGCCATTCCGACCATGCTCTTCTTCAAGGGCGGCCAGGTCGTGGACCAAATGGTCGGCGTCTACTCCAAAAAAGACATTAAAGCCAAGCTCGACGGCCTCCTGAAGTAA
- the mdh gene encoding malate dehydrogenase — protein sequence MRRKISVIGAGNVGATLAQRLAEAELGDVVMVDIPQTEGMPAGKALDILQSGAVYGYDSRVTGATDYAPTAGSDVVVITAGIPRKPGMSRDDLLNTNAGIVKAVSAQVAAHSPQAIVIVVSNPLDAMAHVALRTTGFPKNRVIGMAGVLDSARMATFLAEALGVSVEDIQPTVLGGHGDTMVPLARYTTVAGVPVTELLAKDKLEAILQRTRDGGAEIVKLLKTGSAYYAPSASVVAMVKSILLDKKRILPCAAYLEGEYGARGLFVGVPVKLGARGVEQVLQLSLTAEESAALQKSIAAVQELVDVLKKQNIVTS from the coding sequence ATGAGGCGGAAAATCAGCGTCATCGGAGCGGGAAACGTCGGGGCCACGTTGGCTCAGCGGTTGGCGGAAGCGGAGTTGGGCGATGTGGTGATGGTCGACATTCCCCAAACCGAAGGCATGCCGGCGGGGAAAGCCCTCGACATTTTGCAGTCCGGCGCGGTGTACGGCTACGACAGCCGAGTGACCGGCGCGACGGACTACGCCCCGACGGCCGGGTCCGACGTGGTGGTGATCACGGCGGGCATTCCGCGAAAGCCCGGCATGAGCCGCGACGATCTTTTAAACACCAACGCGGGCATCGTGAAAGCGGTGTCGGCCCAGGTCGCGGCGCACTCGCCCCAGGCCATTGTCATCGTGGTGTCGAACCCCTTGGACGCCATGGCCCACGTGGCGCTGCGCACCACGGGGTTCCCCAAAAACCGGGTCATCGGCATGGCGGGGGTGTTGGACTCCGCCCGCATGGCCACCTTTTTAGCGGAAGCCTTGGGAGTGTCCGTGGAGGATATTCAGCCGACGGTGCTGGGCGGCCACGGAGACACCATGGTCCCCTTGGCGCGTTACACCACGGTGGCGGGCGTGCCGGTCACCGAGCTGCTGGCGAAAGACAAGTTGGAAGCCATTTTGCAGCGCACCCGGGACGGCGGCGCTGAAATCGTTAAATTGCTCAAAACGGGTTCCGCCTATTACGCGCCCTCGGCGAGCGTGGTGGCGATGGTCAAGTCCATCCTGCTCGATAAGAAACGGATTCTGCCCTGCGCGGCCTATTTGGAGGGCGAATACGGGGCGCGGGGTCTTTTTGTGGGCGTCCCGGTCAAGTTGGGCGCCCGGGGCGTGGAACAGGTTCTACAGCTTTCCTTGACGGCGGAGGAGTCGGCGGCTCTTCAAAAGTCCATCGCCGCCGTTCAAGAGTTGGTGGACGTTTTAAAAAAACAGAACATCGTCACTTCGTAG
- a CDS encoding (Fe-S)-binding protein: protein MTDRAAPDLVTTKAVLPGGEDRRSYDDTLHCNRCGFCTSYCPTYLATGDETLSPRARNQSFRALLENRLAPEDAKRAFDTCLLCGICTSVCFAQVPTAKLMSAAREKAQETLGAPFLARLVVRGLLPRPRLFEAFLKWVYAPKRWGLSGLLARWGILNRLSPRLAAAEAMVEEVPARFLRAELSPAPVDAEAVQFIACGPNVVLPEVGRATARLLKKTAARSGAAPNVCCGLPGLSLGDREGARALARQNIEILERYPQALVLVDDSSCAATIKEYPALFADDAPWRERAEALRARTRDLLEWLARAGTLSPETKGPVTYHDACKARQGQGLVQEPRRALTGAGVDWRELPEADQCCGGGGTYSFIQPGISRAVGARKIDRILSTGAGVVLTSSVSCLLQLRAGLRRAGSRVRALHIASFFFPDPSAGSPGPSDDL, encoded by the coding sequence ATGACCGACCGCGCCGCGCCCGATCTCGTGACCACCAAAGCGGTTCTCCCCGGTGGGGAGGACCGGCGGTCCTACGACGACACCCTGCACTGCAACCGGTGCGGGTTTTGCACGTCCTATTGCCCCACCTACCTGGCCACGGGGGACGAAACCCTCTCGCCCCGGGCGCGCAATCAGTCGTTCCGGGCCCTGCTCGAAAACCGCCTGGCGCCCGAGGACGCCAAGCGGGCCTTCGACACCTGCTTGTTGTGCGGGATCTGCACGTCGGTTTGCTTCGCCCAGGTGCCCACGGCCAAGCTCATGTCCGCCGCCCGGGAGAAGGCCCAGGAAACCCTGGGCGCGCCGTTTCTGGCCCGCCTGGTGGTCCGGGGGCTTCTGCCCCGTCCGCGCCTCTTTGAAGCCTTTTTGAAATGGGTCTACGCGCCCAAACGATGGGGACTCTCGGGCCTCTTGGCCCGTTGGGGAATTTTAAACCGGTTGTCTCCGCGTCTGGCGGCGGCCGAGGCCATGGTCGAGGAGGTGCCCGCGCGGTTCCTCCGGGCGGAACTCTCCCCCGCGCCGGTCGACGCCGAGGCGGTTCAATTCATCGCCTGCGGTCCCAACGTCGTTCTCCCCGAGGTGGGGCGGGCGACGGCCCGGCTTTTAAAGAAAACCGCCGCCCGGTCGGGGGCCGCGCCCAACGTGTGCTGCGGCCTGCCGGGTTTGAGTTTGGGCGACCGGGAAGGGGCCCGGGCGTTGGCGCGCCAAAACATCGAAATTTTGGAGAGGTATCCCCAAGCGCTGGTCCTGGTGGACGATTCCTCCTGCGCCGCGACGATCAAGGAATATCCCGCCCTTTTTGCCGACGACGCCCCCTGGCGGGAGCGGGCGGAGGCCTTGCGCGCGCGAACCCGGGACCTCTTGGAATGGTTGGCCCGGGCCGGGACGCTTTCGCCGGAAACGAAGGGCCCGGTGACCTACCACGACGCCTGCAAGGCCCGCCAGGGCCAGGGGCTCGTCCAGGAACCCCGGCGCGCCCTGACCGGGGCGGGGGTGGATTGGCGGGAGCTTCCCGAGGCGGACCAATGTTGCGGCGGTGGGGGGACCTACAGTTTCATCCAGCCGGGGATCTCCCGGGCCGTGGGCGCCCGAAAAATCGATCGGATTCTTTCCACCGGCGCGGGGGTCGTCCTGACCTCCAGCGTGTCCTGTCTGCTGCAGCTGCGGGCGGGCCTTCGGCGGGCCGGCTCCCGCGTCCGGGCCCTCCACATCGCGTCGTTTTTTTTCCCGGACCCTTCGGCTGGTTCTCCGGGGCCCTCCGACGATCTTTGA
- a CDS encoding type III pantothenate kinase, giving the protein MLVAIDIGNTNITLGVFPADPAVARPSGRPSPPKAVHTWRLSTRAHLTVDDYGPSLLSLLKSAGLGPGGFAGVAVASVVPALDPVFREVSARYLGREALFVGPDVLTGVRVLVDAPAEVGADRIVNAAAAFDRKRRACIVVDFGTATTFDCVSPRGEYRGGVIAPGPVMAAEALARRTAKLPHLGVFRRPVRALGTNTLDSIASGLYHGYVGLTREILRRLVREMKGRPAVLATGGLAPLIGPEIGDIKEIVPDLTLEGLWLIWRLNQGKRRGT; this is encoded by the coding sequence ATGCTTGTCGCCATCGACATCGGAAACACCAACATCACGCTCGGCGTTTTTCCCGCCGATCCGGCGGTGGCCCGTCCCTCGGGCCGTCCCTCCCCCCCGAAAGCCGTCCACACCTGGCGCCTCTCCACCCGCGCCCACCTGACCGTCGACGACTACGGCCCGTCTCTCCTTTCCTTGTTGAAAAGCGCGGGCCTCGGTCCGGGCGGGTTCGCCGGCGTGGCCGTGGCCAGCGTGGTCCCGGCGTTGGACCCCGTGTTTCGCGAAGTGTCCGCGCGCTATCTGGGCCGGGAAGCCCTCTTTGTGGGCCCCGATGTGCTGACCGGGGTGCGGGTCCTTGTGGACGCTCCGGCCGAGGTGGGGGCCGATCGTATCGTCAACGCCGCGGCCGCCTTCGACCGGAAGCGGCGGGCCTGCATCGTGGTGGATTTCGGCACCGCGACGACCTTTGATTGCGTGTCCCCGCGGGGGGAGTACCGCGGCGGGGTGATCGCCCCGGGGCCGGTGATGGCCGCCGAGGCTTTGGCCCGGCGAACCGCCAAACTGCCGCACTTGGGCGTTTTCCGCCGTCCCGTCCGGGCCCTGGGCACCAACACCCTGGACAGCATCGCCTCGGGCCTTTACCACGGCTACGTGGGCCTCACCCGGGAAATTTTGCGACGACTCGTCCGTGAAATGAAAGGCCGGCCGGCCGTTTTGGCCACGGGCGGCCTCGCCCCCTTGATCGGTCCCGAAATCGGGGATATAAAAGAGATTGTACCGGACCTGACTCTGGAAGGGCTGTGGTTGATTTGGCGGTTGAATCAAGGAAAACGCCGCGGGACGTGA